gagTTGGTTGACAGcagcctgaatatgagccagcagtgtgcccaggtggccaagaaagccaacagcatcctggcttgtatcaggaaccatgtggccagcaggagtagagcagtgatcgttcccctgtactcggcactggtgaggccgcacctcgaatgctgtgttcgcttttgggcccctcactgcaagagagacattgaggggctggcgcgtgtccagagaagggcaacgaagctggggaagggtctggagcacaaggctgatggggagcggctgagggacctggggttgtttagcctggagaaaaggaggctgaggggagacctcatcgctctctacaacgccctgaaaggagggtgtagagaggtgggggtcggtctcttctcccaggtaacaagtgataggacgagaggaaatggcctcaagttgcgccaggggaggtttagactggatattaggaaatttttcttcactgaaagggttatcaagcactggaacaggctgcccagggaagtggttgagtcgccatccctggaggtatttaaaagacgtttggatgaggtgcttagggacatggtgtagtggtgggcttggcagtgttaggtttacggttggactcgatgatcttaaaggtcttttccaacctatacaactctgtgattctgtgatttcctcaGCCACTCGATGCAGGTGTTCTCCAGCTAATGCTTCAGACTCTCAGCAACAGTTCCGGCCTCCACCCACTTCCTCTCGGTGATTTGTGCTGCTGCATCCGCCGCAGTGAACGTCGTCGTGTCCATGTCGAAGGCGATGAAGTCCCTCCCGTCGTAGGCGTGCTGATAAAACCCCCTGGTGCTACCGTCCTCCAGGAGGTCACAGCCGTACATGCGCTGCACCGTGTGCGCCCCTGAAACACGACCAGGGAGacggggctgaggggctgctgcaggcctggGCCTTCAGTGGGGCACAGACCCCACGGCAGCACCCCCCACTCCAGCCCCATGTGAGGGCCGGGGGGATCGGGCACCGGCTCGAGGGCTGCCCCCCGCCCAGCAGCCGGGGTGTCATGTCAAGCCATGATGCAGACCCTCCCCCCACACGCAGGGCGTGGCtgggctgtcccccagccccacggcacgcTGGGACAGCGAGGGGCTGAATGCTGGGGGGGAC
The DNA window shown above is from Mycteria americana isolate JAX WOST 10 ecotype Jacksonville Zoo and Gardens unplaced genomic scaffold, USCA_MyAme_1.0 Scaffold_79, whole genome shotgun sequence and carries:
- the LOC142404139 gene encoding LOW QUALITY PROTEIN: class I histocompatibility antigen, F10 alpha chain-like (The sequence of the model RefSeq protein was modified relative to this genomic sequence to represent the inferred CDS: substituted 1 base at 1 genomic stop codon): MYGCDLLEDGSTRGFYQHAYDGRDFIAFDMDTTTFTAADAAAQITERKWVEAGTVAESLKHXLENTCIEWLRKYVSYGQAVLERKLRRPTVRVLGKEAHGILTLSCRAYGFYPRSITVSWLKDGEVLQ